In one Candidatus Omnitrophota bacterium genomic region, the following are encoded:
- a CDS encoding tape measure protein: MAGLGSLVIDLRAETAQFKADMQRAGAEIQKFSTGMERHSQMVRRAASAMFAAFSVREIVNIGRSIIETSSQFQKYRASLETVLQSQNAANEAFRNLQEFATKTPFTLDQSIESFIKLKALGLDPSARALTSFGNTASAFGKDMKQFIEAVADAATNEFERLKEFGIKAKQEADTVNFTFRGVKTEVRKSTADIVEYLTRIGETDFAGAMSKQMERLPGKISNLGDAFTNLKNAIGELGLNKVVSDIADVSADAMKGMTGLADDMRRLATETNFAANAVTVMGKNVQNLFPDDVAKSVNDSLFPALDKVKSETDDILKQFQEWQKSAENISKSIQSIRLAPGEIDKVMSSGVGYDPALEAFLKAQKGGGSLGLSKDVLAKIHQSSSFGAINLGAQDIARTQSLMTDNEIQVMGMNLRNMVDGFFAEGKAARAALVDYEKYAAQIKDLASSLANERVLIGLEGVDRLVAIEKQSGESRLREIENLKKNILANDALLGWQREDVLTSSSRAIEEVTRITGERINEIVRKNKEEALKIERDKTEGILQEIIARHEQEMQRYKTFADGIDRSFQTDRQRLQENLRTLNEGLRMGAIDNKQFDRTTKLLHDEFNGWIEASRRTAQTMQESFSDLFFGVMQGNLTGFTTKFIASIDRIVADLASRNLFNWLGGMLGQSGGIGGFLFGGGRASGGSVNPGNVYRVGEAGAEYFIPATAGSIQPAGGNTFNVSMVVNAKDANSFRANQARIMGELTAELAYRQRRGDI, translated from the coding sequence ATGGCTGGTCTGGGAAGCCTTGTTATCGATCTTCGCGCTGAGACGGCGCAATTCAAAGCCGATATGCAGCGGGCGGGCGCAGAGATTCAAAAGTTTAGTACGGGGATGGAGCGTCATTCTCAAATGGTGCGGCGCGCCGCCTCTGCTATGTTTGCGGCGTTTTCCGTTCGCGAAATCGTCAACATCGGGCGAAGCATAATCGAGACATCATCGCAGTTTCAAAAATATCGCGCTTCTCTGGAAACGGTTTTACAATCGCAGAATGCGGCAAACGAGGCATTTAGGAACTTGCAGGAATTTGCAACAAAAACACCCTTTACTTTGGATCAATCCATCGAGTCTTTTATCAAGTTGAAAGCGCTTGGTCTTGATCCATCCGCACGCGCCTTAACCTCATTTGGGAATACGGCTTCAGCGTTCGGAAAGGATATGAAGCAATTCATTGAAGCCGTGGCGGACGCCGCAACGAACGAATTCGAACGGCTGAAAGAGTTTGGCATAAAGGCGAAGCAAGAAGCCGATACGGTGAATTTCACTTTTCGGGGAGTCAAGACGGAAGTAAGAAAATCCACTGCCGATATTGTTGAGTACTTAACAAGAATTGGAGAAACGGATTTTGCGGGGGCAATGTCCAAACAAATGGAACGCCTTCCGGGAAAGATATCAAACTTAGGAGATGCGTTTACTAACTTAAAAAATGCAATCGGCGAACTTGGTTTGAATAAGGTTGTATCTGATATAGCTGACGTTTCCGCCGACGCTATGAAAGGGATGACGGGTCTTGCCGATGATATGCGGCGGCTGGCAACGGAAACCAATTTTGCCGCTAACGCCGTTACAGTTATGGGGAAAAATGTTCAAAACCTTTTTCCCGATGATGTTGCAAAGAGCGTAAACGATTCTCTTTTTCCCGCATTGGATAAAGTCAAAAGCGAGACCGATGACATACTCAAGCAATTTCAGGAATGGCAAAAAAGCGCGGAAAACATTTCGAAGTCCATCCAGTCTATCCGCCTTGCGCCTGGCGAAATTGACAAGGTTATGTCTTCCGGCGTTGGTTACGATCCTGCCCTTGAGGCGTTTCTTAAAGCGCAAAAAGGAGGGGGGAGCCTAGGGCTATCGAAAGATGTTTTAGCAAAAATCCATCAATCCTCATCCTTTGGAGCAATTAATTTAGGAGCGCAGGATATCGCCCGAACCCAATCGCTCATGACGGATAATGAGATTCAAGTCATGGGGATGAATCTGCGCAATATGGTTGACGGATTTTTCGCAGAAGGGAAAGCGGCGCGGGCGGCATTGGTTGATTATGAAAAATACGCGGCGCAAATTAAAGACCTCGCTTCCTCTCTTGCCAACGAGCGCGTATTGATCGGACTGGAAGGGGTGGATCGTCTGGTTGCAATCGAAAAGCAATCGGGAGAATCCCGCCTACGCGAGATCGAAAATCTAAAAAAAAATATTCTTGCCAACGATGCTCTTCTTGGCTGGCAACGTGAGGACGTGTTGACAAGTTCCAGTCGAGCCATAGAGGAAGTAACGAGAATCACGGGCGAGCGCATCAATGAAATTGTTCGGAAGAATAAGGAAGAAGCCCTAAAGATCGAGAGAGACAAAACGGAAGGGATACTACAAGAGATCATCGCCCGCCATGAGCAAGAAATGCAGCGCTACAAGACTTTCGCCGATGGGATCGATCGTTCGTTCCAAACTGATCGGCAACGGCTGCAAGAGAATCTTAGAACGCTGAATGAAGGCCTACGGATGGGCGCTATTGATAATAAGCAATTTGACCGGACAACGAAACTTTTGCATGATGAATTCAATGGCTGGATCGAGGCGAGCCGAAGAACGGCGCAGACGATGCAGGAATCGTTCAGCGATCTATTCTTTGGCGTCATGCAAGGCAACCTGACCGGCTTTACAACGAAGTTCATCGCTTCGATAGATCGAATCGTGGCCGATCTTGCGTCACGGAACCTATTTAACTGGTTGGGCGGGATGCTTGGTCAAAGCGGCGGGATCGGCGGATTTCTCTTCGGCGGCGGGCGGGCTTCCGGCGGATCGGTCAATCCGGGAAACGTCTATCGCGTTGGAGAAGCGGGCGCGGAGTACTTCATACCGGCAACGGCGGGGAGCATTCAGCCGGCGGGCGGGAATACGTTCAACGTTTCGATGGTAGTCAACGCCAAAGACGCGAATTCCTTCCGGGCGAACCAAGCGCGGATTATGGGCGAGTTGACGGCGGAATTGGCCTATAGGCAACGGCGGGGGGATATCTGA
- a CDS encoding helix-turn-helix domain-containing protein: protein MTELTGEVINIRAASSSRVETILINILEETRRGNDLLENLIKNPSQPAKDTLTHEEAAAYLGIASQTLYDYVSEQKIPFSKVGRKNLFRKSELDNWIEENRNSAKGGKG from the coding sequence ATGACCGAACTTACGGGAGAAGTAATAAACATTCGAGCCGCAAGCAGTTCGCGGGTGGAAACGATTCTAATCAACATCCTCGAAGAGACGCGGCGGGGAAACGATCTACTTGAAAACTTAATCAAGAATCCATCCCAACCGGCGAAGGATACGTTGACGCATGAGGAAGCAGCGGCCTATTTGGGAATCGCAAGTCAAACGCTCTATGACTACGTGAGTGAGCAAAAGATTCCATTCTCCAAAGTTGGGCGCAAGAATCTTTTTCGTAAGAGCGAATTGGACAACTGGATAGAGGAAAATCGAAATTCGGCTAAAGGGGGTAAGGGGTGA
- a CDS encoding helix-turn-helix domain-containing protein, with the protein MNINPQIQIDSNQTKTARENSTWEMRIPVKLFLSLSSMDVSPTSKLLYLLLKSYTNDKRNFCYPSRKSMAAELNVSAPTIHRCLEELVAAGLVIIMREIEGRRVSFKYVLCDPNSDSKNGIAKDKKTSTDSKNGIEGGQIELTDSENKISHSENESIIITREVKQIKENKETNTTTKLDRESNGGEVVNIPNRDVAIFKNLFSSEKTLVKVQECYRKHSAVINPEEFFQVLKEAKETVSESEIDAALFDFLSSPSEEGLNYFKNSLERYRNDFADLFASESGDWTPSERVVNEEIKYRIGIMKRGMNDDRFDARLFINQRKSMIHLDEAMARGHPQWGEYCELYKENQRRRAGIKAYETNCQLRKESES; encoded by the coding sequence ATGAACATCAATCCCCAAATACAAATTGATTCAAATCAAACCAAGACGGCGCGGGAAAACAGCACTTGGGAAATGCGGATTCCTGTTAAGTTGTTTCTCTCTCTATCCAGTATGGATGTAAGCCCAACGTCAAAATTACTTTATTTGCTTTTAAAAAGCTACACAAACGACAAAAGAAACTTTTGTTATCCATCGCGGAAAAGTATGGCTGCTGAATTGAATGTTTCCGCTCCTACAATTCATCGTTGCCTTGAGGAGTTGGTTGCTGCTGGTCTTGTAATAATCATGAGGGAAATCGAAGGTCGTAGAGTAAGTTTTAAGTATGTTTTGTGTGATCCGAACAGTGATTCAAAAAATGGAATCGCTAAGGATAAGAAAACCTCTACTGATTCCAAAAATGGAATCGAGGGGGGTCAAATTGAGCTGACCGATTCAGAAAATAAAATCAGTCATTCCGAAAATGAAAGCATAATAATAACAAGAGAAGTAAAACAAATTAAAGAAAATAAAGAAACAAACACAACGACTAAGCTAGATAGAGAGAGTAACGGGGGCGAGGTGGTCAATATACCGAATCGCGATGTTGCTATTTTTAAAAATCTTTTTTCTTCTGAAAAAACGCTGGTTAAAGTACAGGAGTGTTATCGAAAGCATTCTGCGGTAATAAATCCTGAGGAATTCTTTCAAGTTTTAAAGGAAGCGAAAGAGACCGTTTCGGAAAGCGAGATCGATGCGGCGCTATTTGATTTTCTCTCTTCACCTTCGGAAGAAGGATTGAATTATTTTAAAAACTCTTTGGAAAGATATCGGAACGATTTCGCCGATTTGTTTGCAAGTGAATCGGGAGACTGGACACCAAGCGAACGGGTTGTAAACGAAGAAATCAAATATCGAATCGGGATCATGAAGCGAGGGATGAATGATGATCGTTTCGATGCGCGGTTATTCATCAACCAGCGAAAGAGCATGATTCATCTTGATGAGGCGATGGCGCGGGGACATCCACAATGGGGAGAGTATTGCGAATTATACAAAGAGAATCAACGGCGGCGGGCGGGAATAAAGGCATACGAAACGAATTGTCAATTGCGAAAGGAAAGTGAATCATGA
- a CDS encoding site-specific integrase: MAWLKKRGKIWYVVYLEGGKEKACSLKTKNKKEAEKLLVDYREGRFSLSKKKITLGEFAPIHFAHTQAELSPRWIVEKKIMVKSRLIPFFGEHTPLMRIDNRAIEMYRAERLETVCNATINRELSCLMRLLRHAVKLGFLEAQYLPVFKKLRETRGRLRFLSTDEIERLLAAARAHPLGDALEAYINLMTFAGLRSGEALHQRWVDLDLERSRLTVVSYRDEDDMTGKPIEFTPKSHQNRTIPLIPRLQEYLQERRENSPVCQFIVRGAARLYFKRIFRSFSEIVQAAGLELTGENAVTAHVCRHTFASHLVMNGVSLYEVSRLLGHGSITITERYAHLAEEHLNETMRKITF, translated from the coding sequence ATGGCTTGGTTGAAAAAGCGAGGGAAAATCTGGTATGTCGTTTATTTGGAGGGAGGAAAAGAAAAAGCCTGTTCCTTAAAAACGAAGAATAAGAAGGAAGCCGAAAAGCTTCTTGTCGATTATCGGGAAGGACGGTTTTCTCTAAGCAAGAAGAAAATCACCCTTGGAGAATTTGCGCCGATCCATTTCGCGCATACGCAGGCCGAACTATCTCCCCGATGGATTGTAGAAAAAAAGATCATGGTGAAATCCCGTCTCATTCCATTTTTTGGGGAGCATACCCCGCTCATGCGGATCGATAATCGAGCAATTGAAATGTATCGAGCGGAGCGCTTGGAAACGGTCTGCAATGCAACGATTAACCGCGAACTATCCTGTCTCATGCGATTACTGCGCCATGCCGTCAAACTAGGCTTCCTGGAAGCCCAATATTTGCCCGTATTCAAAAAATTGCGAGAGACGCGGGGGAGACTGCGCTTTCTTTCGACGGATGAAATAGAGCGGCTTCTCGCGGCGGCGCGGGCGCATCCGCTGGGCGATGCGTTGGAGGCCTATATCAATCTTATGACGTTCGCGGGGCTGCGTTCTGGAGAAGCGCTTCATCAACGATGGGTTGACTTGGATTTGGAGCGTAGCCGCCTAACCGTGGTTTCCTATCGGGATGAAGACGACATGACCGGCAAGCCCATCGAATTCACGCCCAAGAGTCATCAAAACCGTACCATCCCGCTTATCCCTCGTTTGCAGGAATACTTGCAGGAGCGGCGGGAAAATTCGCCCGTTTGTCAATTTATCGTTCGCGGGGCTGCGCGCCTTTATTTTAAGCGGATATTCCGATCATTTTCCGAAATCGTTCAAGCGGCGGGGCTGGAATTGACGGGTGAAAATGCGGTTACGGCGCATGTTTGCAGACATACTTTCGCGAGTCATCTCGTTATGAATGGCGTTAGCCTCTATGAAGTTTCCAGGCTTTTGGGGCATGGAAGCATTACGATAACCGAACGCTACGCCCATCTCGCCGAAGAGCATCTTAATGAGACGATGCGGAAAATCACTTTCTAG